One bacterium genomic window, CTCTTTGATCGCCATCAAAAGGATCAATACCGATCCAACCACTCCCAACATCAGCATCTGTCCATCAGTCATGGAACCTTTGTCAATCAGGGCGGTTAGGAAATCCGGCAAGGGCTTTCGCCAAGCCAGTATCGGGTAAACAATGAGATCCTTTAACCCAAGTACAGCGCAACCGGCCAGAAACGCCGCAATGAGTTTCCCGTTACGGTTGGGTGCCGCCACAAGAGATGCCGTGACAGGAATCAGGATAAACCAGAATAACCGGCCCACTCTTGTCCATAAACTGGCGACCTCTCCATGAATGGCGGAAAGGATGATTGCGAAGATGATAAAGGACACGGCCAGGCCGCCCCCCGCCGGACTGCACCATGTGATTTGTTGCTTAAAGAGCCCCAGCAGGAAAAGTAACAGACATGCCGCCGCACAGAGTTGTCCCAATGCAATTGAAAATGTGATCGTGAATACGGTCGCCAACAAGGCTGCAAACGCCCGTTCTTCAATGGATGGCCCTATGTACTTTGACAACATATGCCAGAAAATTAGTGCAAGCTGGCGCCGGATGCAATATCTTCCAGCGACTGACTTATTATGAAACGACGATTCTGGATCTATGCGCTGCCGGTATTGCTGCTTTTGGCAGTCACTCTGCCCCATCTTGAACAGGGTGATTTCCGGATTGAAACGGCACATTATGCGGCCATTGGGTTGCAAGCCTGGCAAAACCCCGCCCTATTTTGGACACCCCACGAGCATCCTTCTGTCCTTTATTTCAATAAACCCCCTCTCGTATTCTGGATTCACGGCCTTTTTTTGCATCTTTTCGGCCTTAGCCTTGCCGCCCTGCGCATCCCCGCCATACTTGCCGCCGCTGGCTGCGTATTATGTACCGTTGGTATTACGCGCCAATTGTCAGGAAGAGTCGTCGCCCTAGCCGCCGGGTGCGTCCTGGCCCTTTCCTATGAGTTCTTCCGCCGTTCGCGAGAGATTTGCCTGGATATGTGGCAACTCCTGTTCATGTTGTCCGCCGTCTGGATCTGGCTGGCAGCCACCAAAAGCCGTGACCGGCGTATATCTTGGCTGGCGGGGATCCCGCTAGGCCTGGCCTTGATGTGCAAACCGTTGATGGCGCTGGTAATGCTGCCCATTCTCTTTGTCTGGCTGGTTCTTGAGCGACGAGACCGCTTACAACACTATGGAGAACGATACAGAGGTCATTCCTACGCTTCGATTCTTGCTGTGACCTTGATGGCACTACTGATCGCCTTACCGTGGCACCTTTCCATGATTCACCTCTACGGAGACACCTTTATCCGACAATACTTTGGTCATGAAGTTGTAGCCCGCTTACAGGGGCATCGAAACCGTGAACCCGTATGGTACTACGTTGTCGAAATCGGACGTTCCTATTGGCCCTGGATGGTTACCTTGATTGCTGGTTTTTTTCGCTGGTGGCATGGTCCGGTATCGCGGCACCACCGCCAAATGCTATTGTTGGCGTCAGTGTGGGTGGGCATCTGGGCCATTGTCCTAACCCTGTTTCCAGACAAGCGACCGCGCTATGAACTTCCGCTCTATCCCATGGCGGCGATGATAGCCGCTTATGGGATTACCACATGTGCCTGGCGGCCCCTCCGTCAATGGTATCGGCATGGTTTGAATATTACAGCCCTACTGGTTGTTGCAGTCAGCCTGATGGTCCATTTCCTGCCCATCTGTTTTCAGGCTCCCCCGGAAAAGGATCTGACGGCATTGGTGCAATGGGCTCGGACCCGACCTCCCGATCAGGTATTTTCTGCCGCCATGACAGCCATTGATGAGAGTACTGTTTTCCTGAAAGCCGGTTATTGGCCCACTCCCCTGCACTTGGCGCCAAAACCACTCAAGCCCGGCAGCCTGCTGATCTATTCAGATCAATTTGATTGGAAACCACCCGCCTCAGCTAAACCGGTATTCAATCAGGGGCCATATCATGCGTTGGAAGTCCAAAGTCATTAGTCCAAAGTTGAAAGTCGGCACATTGGACTGGGTGCATCTCGACTTCCTACTGAATCCAACCCCATCGCCGGGAGAAGGGCCAGTACACTACCATGGCAGGGCCTACCAGATTTTCGGCAGGAACAGTTCCCCAGTAACGGCCGTCAAGGCTGTTATGGGTATTGTCGCCCAAGGCCAGATATTGGTTTGGGCCCAGCGTTCGAACGTCGTTGGTCGAGCGGATGAATTCAGCTCCCTGCGATATCTCTCCCAGGCAATAGCCTGCATATCCGGGGGCTTTTTCCGCAATCCGACGGATGGCCATAGGTTCCATAACTGGCGCCCCATTTATGTATAAATACGGCTCACGGATGGAGATGGACTCGTTGGGTAAACCACACATTCGTTTGATGTAATGCGTCTGTTCGGTAAGCCCGCGAATCGGGATTCCATCAGTGCGAAAAACCATGACATCTCCCCGGGAAGGCTTCATGAAGTTCCACTTGATCCGGTTCACGAAAAGATGATCACCGGTAATCCGATATCCCCGCGCGATCACCTGTCCAGTAACCACTTCGTCCCCGTTCTGCACCGTCAGAGGTAATCCGATAGGAATGGTATGGGCAAGGCCGCCAATCTCATAGGCGGCTTCGCCGACTCCGTCTCCCGTACGCCGCATGGAATAAGGCCCCCGGATGGTACCTGCTGTCTGGGCCGTACATTCCGTATAGGTTTGCCCGAAAAACAACCATTGCGCATATTTGAGCGGAACAGTATCAAATATCCCCTTCCCCTCGGTTGGTTCATAGTGAATGCCGTAAAGGGTTGGCTGCATGGAACCTGTGGGTATTTTGAAGGGTTGCAGACAATAGGTTCGAAAAGCCATGGCAACAGCAATAGCCACTACAAATACCTCGATATTCTCCCTGAATCCGGAAAAGGATTTGAGCGGCATGAGAACCGAGACGGCTTTTTGAACAGCCCCACAACCAGACTCAATCTTAGCAATATCTTTTTGGGTGATGGCGTTTTTTAGATCCGCTTCCGCTTTATTCAGAGATTCCAAAGCTTGCGGCAGGACCACATCTTCACGGAGATGCCGGCATAACTCAGCATGGCGCACCCATTCATTGCCGTGTTTTACGAATTTACGCTTTTGAAAATATCCAGCCATCGTAGTCTCCGCCTTTTCTCAACCTGTGGTCTTCAACACGGAAATAAACGCTTCCTGAGGCACACTGACAGAGCCTATGTCCTTCATGCGCTTTTTGCCTTCTTTCTGGCGTTCCAGCAATTTCCGTTTTCGGGAGATGTCGCCACCATAACACTTAGCGGTTACATCTTTTCGCATGGCTTTAATGGTTTCGCGCGCAACAATATTTTTACCGATGGCCGCCTGAATAGGAACAGTAAACTGATGCGCGGGGATGACGTCTTTGAGCGCAGCACACATCTGGCGTCCGCGTGACACAGCTTTGTCCCGATGGATAATGCAGGAGAAGGCATCAACACTTTCCCCATTCAGTAAGATATCCATCTTCACCAGATCACTCGGCGCATAGCCATTATGCTCATAGTCCATGGATGCATATCCGCGACTGATGCTCTTGAGACAGTCGTGGAAATCAATCAGGATTTCATTCAGTGGCATGGTGGCACTTAACATGACGCGCTTGGAATCGAGTGTGTCCGTTTTTTCAACTGTTCCGCGTCGGTCCATGACGACCCGGAGGATATCGCCAATATTCTCATTGTGACAAATAATGAAGGCACGGATCATCGGTTCCTCCATGTGATCAACTCGCGTGGGATCTGGCAGGTGCAGGGGGTTATCCACCTCAATCATGGAACCATCCCGTAAATGGATCCGATAGATTACTGAGGGGTAAGTACTGATCACATCCAGATCAAACTCACGGCGCAAGCGCTCCTGAACGACTTCCAGATGCAGAAGTCCAAGAAAACCGCAACGGAACCCAAAACCCAGGGCGACGGAGGATTCCGATTGGTAAGTGAAAGCGCTGTCGTTCAACCGCAGTTTTTCCATACTTTTTTTCAGCTTTTCGTAGTCCGCTGTATCAACCGGATAGAGCCCGCTGAACACCATGGGGTGAATTTCCTTCATCCCGGGCAAGGGCTTGGTGACCTGCTTATTGTGCATGGTCAGGGTGTCGCCAATTTTAATATCGGAGGAATCCTTAATGGTACCTATGACATACCCCACCTGCCCTGCCGTCAATTTTTTACAAGGCTCCATCTTGGGGCGGAAACGCCCGACTTCCTTGACTTCTGTATCCAGTCCGCTGGCCAGCAGATGGATCCGGTCCCCGGCCTTAAGTTCCCCATCCACCATCCGGATATAGGTAACAACTCCGCGGAAGGCATCGTATACGGAGTCAAATACCATGGCGCGCAGGTATCCGTCCTCGCAGGTTTTTGGCGGCGGGAGACGCAGGATAGCCTCCTCCAGCATATCTGTTATACCCAATCCGCTTTTGGCGCTTATCCGACAGGCGTTATCAGCTGGGATGGAGAGAATTTCCTCGATTTGCTTGGCCACGACCTCTGGCTCGGCGCCGGGCAAATCCACCTTATTAATCACAGGCATGATTTCCAGGTTATTTTCGATGGCTAGATAAGTGTTGGCAACTGTTTGTGCTTCCACTCCCTGGGCCGCATCGACCACCAGAATGGCGCCTTCACAAGCCATCATACTGCGCGATACTTCGTATGTGAAATCCACATGCCCGGGGGTATCAATCAGATTTAGCTCGTATTCGATGCCATCCTTGGCCTTGTAGGTCATGGTTACAGGATGACTTTTAATGGTAATCCCGCGCTCCTGCTCAAGATCCATGCTATCGAGGACCTGGTCACGCATCACCCGGGCTTCGATGGTTCCGGTCAGTTGAAGCAGTCGGTCTGCGAGGGTGGATTTTCCATGATCGATATGGGCGATGATACAGAAGTTCCGGATAGCGGGAAGTGCTTTGAGATTAATTTGATCTTGGAGATGCATCGGTTATAATTAGTCCTTCATCGAATCATAAGTTTGGGCTGCGAGCGCGCGCATAGCGGCGATACTTTCCCGCATATTTGGGGCCCGGTAAAGTGAAGTACCCGCAACAAACACATTCGCGCCTGCTGAAGCCGCTAAGGAGACGGTCTTTAAATCAATACCGCCATCCACATTGATATCCACATTCAATCCACGAGCTGTGACGGTCTCACGGAGAGTTTTAATTTTCGGAACCACGGATTGAATAAACGCCTGTCCGCCATAGCCGGGGTGCACGGACATGCAAAGCACCTCATCCACCTCCGGCAGTACAGTAAATACAGAATCCGCAGGGGTATCAGGATTAAGCGTAATGCCTGGTCGCGCGCCCAACTTGCGAATCGTGCGTAGCATGCCGAGGACATCGCCCTCAATTTCGATATGAATAAGGAGCACATCTGCGCCCGCTTTGATAAAGGGCAGCAAATAGGCTTCCGGCTTGGACATCATCAAATGAACGCTCAACGGAATATCGGAGGTGCGGTTAGCCATGGCCACAACATCCGGCCCCATGCTCAAGTTGGGCACAAAATGCCCATCCATAATGTCCAGGTGCAGCCCGTCAGCTCCAGAGGTTTCCGCTAAACAAACCCCGTCGGCAAGATGACCGAAGTCCGCTGCCAGAAGCGATGGCAAAATCACAATTTGTCCTGTTGCTTTTTGTTGTGCGTAATTCATATGAACCCAGCCCTAAGACACTTTAATTCGGCCGGTTATTATGTCAGGAAGCCGCTTACAGCGCCACAGAAAAAGGGCAGCCACAGACCTGTAAATTTTACTCTGTTCCCGAAATTACCAGGTCAGCGTCATGCCATCACATGCAAGATAGATGGATGGCGGCAGGGATTCCTGTGTCTCTTCATGATCCAAATCATGGCAAACGTGAGTCAGGTAGGAACGTTTGGCCCCGATTTTGGTCAAGAGTCCCAATGCAGACGCCACTGACAGATGGGTGGGATGGTTCCGATGTCTTAATCCGTCAAGAATCATCACATCAACCCCCTTGAAAGCCGCCACAGTCGACTCTGGCATGACCTTGCAGTCCGGAACATACCCCAGCGTCAACCCGTCCCATTGCAGCCGAAAACCACAAGTTTCAGTTTTACCGTGTAACACAGGCAGTGCGTTCACCATAAAGGGGCCAACAGGGATTTGCCCTTTGATTTCCAGGAAATCGATCTGCGGACGGTAGACCCCGGGTTCGGGTACCGCTTGATCCACATAGGAGAAAATCCGTTTGAGATCGGTAATAGTCCCCTGAGAGCCATACACCGGAATGCTAGCCCCTTGCATCGTGTTGAACCTGCGAATATCGTCCAGACCGAAAATATGATCGGCATGGGAATGGGTAATCAACACCGCATCGATACGCGGTACACGATACTCCAATACCTGCTCTCTGAAATCCAAAGAGGTGTCGATAACAATGTGAAATCGGCCCGCCTCGACATAAATGCTTGAACGCCGACGCCGATTGCGCAGATCCGGGGAGCGGCAAATCGTGCATTCACACCCAATCACCGGGATACCTACCGAAGTGCCTGTTCCTAAAAATATTACCTTCATATCGTACATGGAATCATACCCCAGCCATTCTTGTCAAAAAAAACCCCCGCTACCGTTACCGGCGCGGGGGTACGAATCACATCGAATCGGATTATTTATCCTCAGGGATGCGCATGCAATAGAACGAACGGTACACAAAGACCAACGCTACGGCAAAGATCACAGCGCCGATCGCGTACTTCATGGTCGTGTTCGTCATGGCCACGGCAATTTCCGTTGCCAACAGACCAAACAAAGTTGTGAACTTGATGATCGGGTTCATCGCCACCGAAGAGGTGTCTTTGAAGGGGTCACCAACGGTATCACCCACCACCGTGGCTGCGTGCAATTCCGTGCCCTTAGCCCGCAGATCTACTTCCACGATCTTCTTGGCGTTATCCCACGCGCCACCGGCATTCGCCATGAAAATAGCCTGGTAGAGGCCAAAGAAGGCAATGGAGATCAGATAGCCGATGAAGAAATACGGGTTAAAAAAAGCCAGCGATAAAGCGAAACAAAAGATGGCGACGAAGATGTTAAACATCCCCTTCTGCGCGTAAATCGTGCAGATCTTCACCACTTCTTTGCTGTCCTTGATCGAAGCCGTCTCGGCATTCAAATTCATGTTCTCTTTGATATATACAACCGCGCGGTAGGAACCGGTCACCACCGCCTGCGTTGCTGCGCCGGTAAACCAGTAGATCACCGCACCACCCATAAGGAGTCCGAGAACAATCTCAGGCTGCACAAGACTGAGACTGGCGATAACGGAATTAACACCTTCCGTGGTCTGCGCCGCCGTGAGGGCCGCCGTGTGATCAAACACTTCGCCCGCCTTTGCCGCCGCCACCTTCGCCAACTCATAGGCCTTGGTCTTGCCCAGCATCAGGATGATGCCAAAGATCATGGTCGTGGCGCCCACTACAGCGGTTCCGATCAACACCGGCTTGGCCGTCGCTTTAAAGGTATTACCCGCACCGTCATTCCGCTCCAGGTTGAGTTTGGCGTTTTCGAAGTCAGGCTTGAAACCAAAATCCTTCTCAATCTCTTTCTCAATGCCGGGAATGGATTCGATGCGACTCAACTCATACACCGACTGGGCGTTGTCGGACACCGGGCCAAAGCTGTCAACCGCGATGGTCACGGGACCCATGCCCAAAAAGCCGAATGCGACCAAGCCAAAGGCAAAGATCGGCGCAGCGAACTCCAGCCCTGCAGGCATCAGACTGGCAACCGCCGGATGACCGGCGAGGAGTGCCGCACCCAACATAAGTACCAGCATGGTCAGGCCTTCCCAGAAGGCCGAGAAATTACCGGCCACAAATCCCGACAAAATGTTCAAAGAAGCGCCGCCCTGCTTGGACGCAGTAACCACTTCCTTTACATGGATGGCATTCGTGCTGGTGAAAACCTTGGTAAACTCGGGAATTAATGCACCCGCAATTGTACCGCAGGAGATGATGGTCGAAAGAACCCACCAGAGATTCGGTTGTGCCGCACCATTGACCTCAATATTGCCCAACAGGAAATAACTGGCAACGTAGGTGACGCCGATACAAACAAAAGAGGTCAACCACACCAGAACCGTCAACGGATGCTCCGGGTCGAATTCTTTAGCGTTTTTCAGCTTAGAGGTGAAATGCCAATCGTTGGCAAGGTAGGCTGCCAAAGCAGAAATGATCATCAGAATACGCATCACAAAGATCCAGACGATCAGCTG contains:
- the lepA gene encoding translation elongation factor 4, whose amino-acid sequence is MHLQDQINLKALPAIRNFCIIAHIDHGKSTLADRLLQLTGTIEARVMRDQVLDSMDLEQERGITIKSHPVTMTYKAKDGIEYELNLIDTPGHVDFTYEVSRSMMACEGAILVVDAAQGVEAQTVANTYLAIENNLEIMPVINKVDLPGAEPEVVAKQIEEILSIPADNACRISAKSGLGITDMLEEAILRLPPPKTCEDGYLRAMVFDSVYDAFRGVVTYIRMVDGELKAGDRIHLLASGLDTEVKEVGRFRPKMEPCKKLTAGQVGYVIGTIKDSSDIKIGDTLTMHNKQVTKPLPGMKEIHPMVFSGLYPVDTADYEKLKKSMEKLRLNDSAFTYQSESSVALGFGFRCGFLGLLHLEVVQERLRREFDLDVISTYPSVIYRIHLRDGSMIEVDNPLHLPDPTRVDHMEEPMIRAFIICHNENIGDILRVVMDRRGTVEKTDTLDSKRVMLSATMPLNEILIDFHDCLKSISRGYASMDYEHNGYAPSDLVKMDILLNGESVDAFSCIIHRDKAVSRGRQMCAALKDVIPAHQFTVPIQAAIGKNIVARETIKAMRKDVTAKCYGGDISRKRKLLERQKEGKKRMKDIGSVSVPQEAFISVLKTTG
- the rpe gene encoding ribulose-phosphate 3-epimerase; its protein translation is MNYAQQKATGQIVILPSLLAADFGHLADGVCLAETSGADGLHLDIMDGHFVPNLSMGPDVVAMANRTSDIPLSVHLMMSKPEAYLLPFIKAGADVLLIHIEIEGDVLGMLRTIRKLGARPGITLNPDTPADSVFTVLPEVDEVLCMSVHPGYGGQAFIQSVVPKIKTLRETVTARGLNVDINVDGGIDLKTVSLAASAGANVFVAGTSLYRAPNMRESIAAMRALAAQTYDSMKD
- a CDS encoding MBL fold metallo-hydrolase, with product MKVIFLGTGTSVGIPVIGCECTICRSPDLRNRRRRSSIYVEAGRFHIVIDTSLDFREQVLEYRVPRIDAVLITHSHADHIFGLDDIRRFNTMQGASIPVYGSQGTITDLKRIFSYVDQAVPEPGVYRPQIDFLEIKGQIPVGPFMVNALPVLHGKTETCGFRLQWDGLTLGYVPDCKVMPESTVAAFKGVDVMILDGLRHRNHPTHLSVASALGLLTKIGAKRSYLTHVCHDLDHEETQESLPPSIYLACDGMTLTW
- a CDS encoding glycosyltransferase family 39 protein, which encodes MKRRFWIYALPVLLLLAVTLPHLEQGDFRIETAHYAAIGLQAWQNPALFWTPHEHPSVLYFNKPPLVFWIHGLFLHLFGLSLAALRIPAILAAAGCVLCTVGITRQLSGRVVALAAGCVLALSYEFFRRSREICLDMWQLLFMLSAVWIWLAATKSRDRRISWLAGIPLGLALMCKPLMALVMLPILFVWLVLERRDRLQHYGERYRGHSYASILAVTLMALLIALPWHLSMIHLYGDTFIRQYFGHEVVARLQGHRNREPVWYYVVEIGRSYWPWMVTLIAGFFRWWHGPVSRHHRQMLLLASVWVGIWAIVLTLFPDKRPRYELPLYPMAAMIAAYGITTCAWRPLRQWYRHGLNITALLVVAVSLMVHFLPICFQAPPEKDLTALVQWARTRPPDQVFSAAMTAIDESTVFLKAGYWPTPLHLAPKPLKPGSLLIYSDQFDWKPPASAKPVFNQGPYHALEVQSH
- the lepB gene encoding signal peptidase I translates to MAGYFQKRKFVKHGNEWVRHAELCRHLREDVVLPQALESLNKAEADLKNAITQKDIAKIESGCGAVQKAVSVLMPLKSFSGFRENIEVFVVAIAVAMAFRTYCLQPFKIPTGSMQPTLYGIHYEPTEGKGIFDTVPLKYAQWLFFGQTYTECTAQTAGTIRGPYSMRRTGDGVGEAAYEIGGLAHTIPIGLPLTVQNGDEVVTGQVIARGYRITGDHLFVNRIKWNFMKPSRGDVMVFRTDGIPIRGLTEQTHYIKRMCGLPNESISIREPYLYINGAPVMEPMAIRRIAEKAPGYAGYCLGEISQGAEFIRSTNDVRTLGPNQYLALGDNTHNSLDGRYWGTVPAENLVGPAMVVYWPFSRRWGWIQ
- a CDS encoding sodium-translocating pyrophosphatase, whose protein sequence is MNRSRLWMGICVALAVLGFGAGAAMASEADLNLPDLGAVHFSALGGLSGTTLMLIGIGVCFLGLGFGLIQYVKTEKLPVHKSMSDVSAIIWETCKSYLAQQGKFLAILWALIGVCMIYYFLILQKMTWGSVLLILAASILGILGSYGVAWFGMRINTFANSRSAFAALRGTPWDALAIPMRSGMSVGMLLITVELFFMICILVFLPSELRGPCFIGFAIGESLGASALRICGGIFTKIADIGSDLMKIVFKLPEDDPKNPGVIADCTGDNAGDSVGPTADGFETYGVTGVALITFLALVLGAGTLCAQLIVWIFVMRILMIISALAAYLANDWHFTSKLKNAKEFDPEHPLTVLVWLTSFVCIGVTYVASYFLLGNIEVNGAAQPNLWWVLSTIISCGTIAGALIPEFTKVFTSTNAIHVKEVVTASKQGGASLNILSGFVAGNFSAFWEGLTMLVLMLGAALLAGHPAVASLMPAGLEFAAPIFAFGLVAFGFLGMGPVTIAVDSFGPVSDNAQSVYELSRIESIPGIEKEIEKDFGFKPDFENAKLNLERNDGAGNTFKATAKPVLIGTAVVGATTMIFGIILMLGKTKAYELAKVAAAKAGEVFDHTAALTAAQTTEGVNSVIASLSLVQPEIVLGLLMGGAVIYWFTGAATQAVVTGSYRAVVYIKENMNLNAETASIKDSKEVVKICTIYAQKGMFNIFVAIFCFALSLAFFNPYFFIGYLISIAFFGLYQAIFMANAGGAWDNAKKIVEVDLRAKGTELHAATVVGDTVGDPFKDTSSVAMNPIIKFTTLFGLLATEIAVAMTNTTMKYAIGAVIFAVALVFVYRSFYCMRIPEDK